The region CCCAGTTTCGATGGCTCGATTCTGGACCTGGTGATCGACTACCTTACGTATGTCTTCATTCCGGCGCTGTTCATCTATCGCTACGTTCCGTTGCCCGACTACACCCTGTTACTGACCGTGTCGCTGATTCTGGTGTCGTCGCTGTTTTGCTTCTGCAACGTCAACATGAAGAGCAAAGACAACTACTTCCAAGGCTTCCCCGCCGCGTGGAACGTGGTTGCCCTGTGTTTTTACATCATTGCCCCAACGCCCTGGATCACCCTGCTCACCGTGATTGGCCTGGCCCTGTTGACCGTGACCCGAATGAAATTCCTGCACCCGTTTCGCGTGCGCAAATTCATGCCGATCAACATTGCGGTTACCGCCATCTGGCTGCTGTGCAGCTTGTCGCTGGTGATCAACCATCCGGTCATCAACCCGCTGGTGATGGGGCTTTGGCTACTGATGTCAGCGTACTTTCTGGGGATCTGCTTCTGGCGCACGGCCATGGAATGGTTTGAAGGAACGCGGCTCAAATAGCCTGGCCCTGGAACGCCACCTCACGCCATGCAAGGCCGCACCATGACCCAGATAGTCGATTACAACAACGCCAGGCACCGCGCCTCAGTCACTGCGCTTTGGCACAACGCGTTCGGCTACGAAACGGCGCACAACAGCCCAGGACTGGCGATCGACAAAAAAGTGGCCTGCGGCGACGGGTTGTTTTTTGTGGCGCTGGCAGAGGATGTCGTCGTTGGCAC is a window of Pseudomonas sp. DC1.2 DNA encoding:
- the pcsA gene encoding phosphatidylcholine synthase, which produces MISTVHIARLKAWGAHGFTATGVVTAFLATLALLENQPTNCLLWLGVALIVDGLDGALARKVNVQSVLPSFDGSILDLVIDYLTYVFIPALFIYRYVPLPDYTLLLTVSLILVSSLFCFCNVNMKSKDNYFQGFPAAWNVVALCFYIIAPTPWITLLTVIGLALLTVTRMKFLHPFRVRKFMPINIAVTAIWLLCSLSLVINHPVINPLVMGLWLLMSAYFLGICFWRTAMEWFEGTRLK